GATCCGCAGCGCGGCGGAGCGAACCGTCGCAGGCTTGTGGCGCCGCTGCGGCGAACTCGTCACCCGCTTCCAAGAATCCGAATGCCGAAACTACTTCCGAAACTCAGGATACCGCTACAATTAATTGCAATGCGCTCTAGTTGCGTTGCGTGTAGCATCGCCGCCAGATAGAGCTTGCGGAAAAGCAAGCTCGGCAGTGGTCGCACGGAAAGTCGCGTGAAAACAATGCCCTCTCCCTGAGGTCGGCTCTCCGCTATTTCGCATGAATCTCACCTGTTTCGAAGAAACCCGGCCCGGCGAGGTCGGGTTTTTTTATGCGCTCGTGAATAAAATAAGGATGTAGCCCCCAAGAGCAGCATCTCGCCCCCTCTGCATGTCCGACCAGTTAAGGAACGCCCGTGAGCGACGACCCGGAACTCGACCCACACGATTACTACTCCGCCGATAAGCACTTCAACGACGATCTCAGTCCGCCCGTCGAGCGGACGCAGCCTTCGCCCGAGATGCCCGGGGGCCCGGCTCCGAAGAACCGGATCGAAGCGGTCGGCGGCAACGAACGGACGGCCGATCTCATCGCGCAGCTCCGTGAAACGGTCGACAAGCTCGAGCGCGACCACGCCAGCCGCGGCGACTTGAAGCTCATCAACCGCACCGTGCGCGAGTTGCGTTACGCGTTCAAGGTGTTCGCGCCGTATCGACGCATTCGCAAGGTCACGGTGTTCGGCTCGGCGCGGACGCGCGAGACCGACCCGGCCTACCAGCAAGCGGTCGCGTTCGGCAAAGCGATCGCCGAGCGGAAGTGGATGGTCGTCACCGGCGCCGCCAGCGGCATCATGGAAGCCGGCCACGTCGGCGCGGGCCGCGCCAGTTCGATGGGCATCAACATCATGCTCCCGTTCGAGCAAGGCTCCAACCCGATCATCTCGGGCGACGAAAAGCTCGTGCACATGAAATACTTCTTCACGCGCAAGCTGATGTTCGTGAAGGAGTGCGACGCGCTCTGCTGCTTGCCCGGCGGATTCGGCACGCTCGACGAAGCGTTCGAGGTGATCACACTGTTGCAAACCGGCAAGCGCGACATGGTGCCGATCGTATTCCTCGATGCCCCCGGCGGCCGTTACTGGCACGATCTGCTTTCCTACGTGCGGGCCCGGCTGCTCGACGCGCGGATGATCTCGCCGGAAGATCTCTCGCTCTTCAAAGTCACGGAGAGCGCCGAGGAAGCGGTGAACGAGATCACGAACTTTTTCTGCACGTACCATAGCATGCGCTACGTTCGCGAGCGGCTCGTCTTCCGTTTGCAGCATGCTCCGAGTCCGGAGCAATTGGCCGAGATCAATACGAAGTTCGCCGACATCATCACCGGCGGCACATTCGAATTGCTGCTCGAACCGCTCCCCGAAGAGCGCGACGAAGTCGACTTGTTGAAATTGCCGCGGCTCATGTTCCGCTTCAACCGCCGCAGCCTCGGCCGGCTCCGGCAACTGATCGACTTCTTGAACTCGAAGTGCCCGCCCGAAGCACGGACGTAAAGTTGTAGGCACGTTCTCAACGCTCCATTCAATAGCCGCAGATGCATATCTGCGGCCAAGCCGCGCTCGTAGCGCGAAGCCCCAAGTGGCGGACGGCACGTGGAACGTGCCTGCTACTTAAGCATGCGCTCGGCGGCTTCGCGCCCCGTGCGGATGCATTGCGGCACGCCGACGCCGCGCAACGCGTTGCCCGCTAGCGCGAGCCCCTCGTAGCGCGCGGCGAGCGCTTCGAGCTGCGCTACGAGTGCCACATGGCCGAGGTGATACTGCGGCATCGCTCCGTGCCAGCGGCGCACTTGAAACAGCTGCGGCTCGCCCCGCGCGCCGATCAACTCGCCGAGCTCCCGGCCGACGATCGCGCGAATCTCGTCGTCGGTTCGTGCGACGAGATCGGGCCGCAGCGCGCCGCCGAGGAAAGTGCGGATCAGCACGCACCCTTCCGGCGCACGGCCGGGGAACTTCCGGCTGCTGAAGCTCGCCGCCAAGATGTCGCGCCGTTCGATGTCGGGCACCACGAAGCCGAAGCAATCGAGCGGATCCGTGATTTGGTCGAGCTTGTAACCGGAGAGCGCGATCGTCGACCCGGCATACGGAATCTTCGCGAAGCCGGCGGCGAGTTCCGCATCGACCGAGCCGAGCAGCTTCGCCGCGGTCGGCGCTCCGACGGCCATGATCACGCCGTTGAACGTTTCGCTCTGCCGGCCGCCTCCGAGCGTGATGCGCCATGCACGCCCCGCATGCTCCAAGCGTTCGACCGGCGAATCGAGTCGTATCCAACTCGCCGGCAACTTGGCGATGAGCGCTTCGACGAGCCGGCCCATCCCTTCGCGCGGCGCGGTGAAAAGCCCGTAGCGTGCGCCGGCCGACTGATCCGGCGACGCGCCGACGTTCCCCACGCCGGGCTGCGTCGAAGCTTCTTCTCCGGCGGCTGCGTGTGATTGCATGAGCGTCGCCGCCGGCGCAGGCGTGAGCAATTGAAACCCGGCCGGCACCGGCACGAGCTTGCCGTTCGATACGACCATCGCGCGGCGCCGCGCGGCGTCCGTCGGAATCAGTTCATCGGCGATGCCGAGCTCGCGGCAGAGCTCCATCCCCCACGGCACGTTCGTCACGAAGCTGTCGGCCGATTGCTCGATGAGGTAGCCGTCGGCACGCACCGTCTGCAAGATGCCGCCGAGCTTAGCCGAGGCCTCGAACAGCGCGACTTCCGCGGCCGGCTCGAGCGTCGACAGTCGATGCGCCGCGGCGAGGCCCGTGATGCCGCCGCCGATGATCGCGATCCGACGACGAATAGCCATGCCGCACGCGCCTATTTTTTCCACGCATGCACGGCGTCGACGCACGCCAGCACGTTATCGACCGGCGTCTGCGGCACGATGCCGTGCCCGAGATTGAAGATGTGTCCCGGCCGGCTGCCGGCCTGCTCGAGCACTTCCCGCGTTCGCGCTCGCACGATCTCCGGCGTCGACAACAACACCAGCGGATCGAGATTCCCTTGCACGGCCCGATCGTGCCCGACGCTCTCCCAAGCCGCGTCCAAGCGCGTGCGCCAATCGATGCCGATCACGGCACCGCCGGCCTCGGCGATATCGGGCAAGAGAATCGGATTGCCCGCACCGAAGTGAATCAGCGGCGTGCCGGGCGTCAGACCGTCGACGATCTGTTTCACATACGGCAACACGTAGCGCCGATAATCGTCCGGCCCGAGGCAACCGACCCAGCTATCGAACAACTGCACGGCCTGCGCTCCGCCGGCGATCTGGCCGTTGAGGTAGAGCGTGACGCTGCGGGCGAGCTTCGTCATCAGCTCGTGCCACGCCGTCGGCTCGCGATACATGAAGCCTTTCGTATGCGCGTACTGTCGACTTCCTCCCCCTTCGATCAAGTAGCTCGCCAACGTAAACGGCGCGCCTGCGAAACCGATCACCGGAATATGTCCCGGCAGCGCGGCGCGGGTCATCGTCACCGTATCGACGACGAACTGCAACGTCTCGAGCGACGTGATCTCGTCGAAGCGTTCGACGTCGCGGGCTTCGCGAATCGGGTTGTGGATGATCGGCCCTTCGCCGTGTGCGAATTCGAGATCGGCTCCCATCGGCTCGAGCATCGGCAGCAAGTCGGAGAAGATGATCGCCGCATCGACCCCGAGCCGCGTGACCGCCGTGACCATTACCTCGGCGCAGAGTGCGGGATTCTTACAGAGTTCGAGGAACGTCGTCTTCGCGCGCACCTCGCGATACTCGGGCATGTACCGGCCCGCTTGGCGCATGAGCCACACGGGCGTCACGTCGCACGGCTCGCGCCGACAAGCTTTCATAAACGGCGTGTCGTACCACGGGGCCGACTTATCCGACCCGGCTCGCAAGGCAAACGCCGATTGCAAACCTTGATCTTCGGCGATGCTCTTTTGCGGCGCTCGCCCCGGCGAGGCCGAAGCCGCGGCGGCTTTCAACTTCGGCGAACCTCCGGCTTTGCGCCGTGCGATGAGTTGCGCAGATTGCTCCGCCGCCGCTTGCACGAGGTGCCCCATTTTGCCGTGCGCCGGCTCGACGTCGACTCGAATATCGTTGTCTGCGAGCGACTCGCTGGTCGTCGGGCCGATCGAAGCGACGACGACGCGCTCCAACCCGGATCGCACGGCGTCGCCGATGCCGAGTTGCTCGGCCATGCGCGCGAGGTTCACCACCTGATGGGCCGAGGTGAACATCACGACGTCGAGTTCGCCTGCCGCCAAGCGGCGTAAGTTCGCTTCGAGCGGCTTCGTGTCGAGCGGGAAGTCGTAGCCGTAGACCTTCACCGTGCGCACCGTGGCGCCGCGCGCCTCGAGCCCGGCCGTGAGGCTCACGTTCGGCTTGCCGTATTCCTGCACCCCGACGACTTGATTCGCCACGACGACGCCGGCGTCGATCAGCCCGAGAATCTCGCGCCAGGTATTCGGCTCGGGGGCCTTATGCGTCGGCGTGATCTCCCATTCGCGCAGCACCGCCAGAGGCTTCGGCCCGCGCACGATCGTCGTCACGTCGCTGAGCGCGTTGAGAAACCGAGTCCGATCGACATGCCGCTCGACTTGGGCCAACAGATGCCGCGTGCCGACGCCGGTCATCAGCACCACGACGTCGATCTCGCCGCACATCAGTCGGTTGGCGAAATCGATCGCGTCGGGATTCGATTCCAGCGCCACCTCGCGCAGCGAAGCGGAAACGAACGGCCGACCCCCGAAGCGCTCGATGAACCGGGTCATTTCCTCGGCCCGCCGGCTCTCGAATGCCGCGACTCGCAACCCGCCGAAGTTTGCCGATTCTGCGCTCAAAGCGATACGATCCTCGATCTAGCGTAACGGGAGCCGTCTCCCCTGCGGAAACAGTCATGCTACTCGGCGCAGCGTCGTTAAAAAAGAGGGCTGCCCGAGGGGCGAGGCTCTGTTACGATAAAGTTTCCCACCCGTCGACCCTGTTCGTCGTTCCCTACCACACCCCCACAAGCTCTCACTACGAACCGCTATGTCTGCCGAACACGCCGCCGACGCGACTTCCGCCGCCGATCCCGCGATCTTCGATGAAATGACGAAGGCGATGACCGCCGGCGGCGCCGATGCCGCGCTCGAGCGCTTAGCCGCGCATCTCAAGAGCGCGCATCAGTACCACGACCTGTTCGACGTCCGCTTGATGCAGGCTCGCCTCAAGCACGGCCTGCCGGTCATCTGGTCGAAGACGATGGACGAGCTTCCCGAACCGGGCCGGACGGCCGTCGAAGACGCATCGATCGAGGCTTGCCGTGAAGTCGGCAAGGGGCTGCTCGCCGTCGGCCGCGTGCGCGAAGCGTGGATGTATCTGAGACCGACCGGCGAAAAGGCCGAAGTCGCCGCCGCGCTCGAATCGCTTGTGCGCGAAGACGAAAGCTTGGCCGAAGAAGTGATCGACATCGCGCTCAACGAAGGGGTCGCCCCACGACTCGGCTTCCAACTGATGCTCAACTCCTACGGGCTCTGCAACGCCGTCACGACTTACGACTCGACCATGCAGGGCCGGCCGAAGGGCGATCGGATCTCGGTCGCCGGTTTGCTTGTGGAACATATCCACGACGAGCTCTTGCACAACGTCAAGGAAGACATCAAGCGGCAGCAAGGAACCGCGCCGACGGAAACGACCCTCGCCGATCTCGTGCGCGATCGGCAATGGCTCTTCGAGAACGACAACTACCATACCGACTCGACGCACCTCGCATCGATCGTGCGGTTCGCCGTCGTGTTGGACGACCCGCAATTGCTTCGCCGCGCGATCGACCTTACCGAATACGGCAAGCATCTCGGTGCTTCCTATCAGTTCCCCGGCGACCCTCCGTTCACGGATGCCTATCCGCACCACGCTCTGTTCTTCCACGCGCTCTTAGGGGAGCAAGTCGACGAAGCGACCAAGTTCTTCAAGGCGGAAGCCGAGCAAGCGCTGGAAGATCAAGAGTCGGCCCCGATCGAAGTTTATCTTTCGCTCTTGGCCCGCACCGGTCGGCTGAGCGAAGCGCTCGACGAAACGGCCCGGCTGCAACCGCCGGGCAAGCGCCAAGGGGACCTCGCTCCGACATTGCAGGAACTCGCCCAATCCTCCGGCGACTACACACGGCTCATGAACATCTCCCGCGCCCGCGGCGACCTCCTCGGCTTCGCAGCAGGCCTAACGAACACAAAGCCGGCAAAGTAAGAAAACTCGCTGAGCGCTAGTTTTAGATGAGCATCCTTCAATAGCCCGGGATGCATACCCCGGGGCCTCCCTGCTCAAAACAACCGCGGGGCCTCCCCGCGGCGATCGACCTGAGTCCGTGAACTATGTTCTTCCTCCTCGGGCCGATCGCCGTCCTCGCGTTCTTCGGCGCTTTGGAGATCGTCTCCCGTTTGTTCGGGCTCTCGCTCTCGATCTTCGGCGCACTCGGTGCCGTGCTCCGGCAAACCGACGAGCCCCGTCTGCAACGCCGACAAGCGTTGACGCTGCTGCTGTTCGTCGCCGGTCTCATTGCGTTCGGCGGCGGCGTCTTCTATCTCCTTGCCGGTACCCTCTCGCAAGCGATCTTCACGACGATCGGCATCGGTGCCCTGCTCCTCACTCTGGCCGGCTACATCGGTAGCCGCACGCTGCGGGCCATCGGCCGGAGTGCCCAACGCCTGGCGCAACA
This sequence is a window from Planctomycetia bacterium. Protein-coding genes within it:
- a CDS encoding TIGR00730 family Rossman fold protein, which translates into the protein MPGGPAPKNRIEAVGGNERTADLIAQLRETVDKLERDHASRGDLKLINRTVRELRYAFKVFAPYRRIRKVTVFGSARTRETDPAYQQAVAFGKAIAERKWMVVTGAASGIMEAGHVGAGRASSMGINIMLPFEQGSNPIISGDEKLVHMKYFFTRKLMFVKECDALCCLPGGFGTLDEAFEVITLLQTGKRDMVPIVFLDAPGGRYWHDLLSYVRARLLDARMISPEDLSLFKVTESAEEAVNEITNFFCTYHSMRYVRERLVFRLQHAPSPEQLAEINTKFADIITGGTFELLLEPLPEERDEVDLLKLPRLMFRFNRRSLGRLRQLIDFLNSKCPPEART
- the hemG gene encoding protoporphyrinogen oxidase; this translates as MAIRRRIAIIGGGITGLAAAHRLSTLEPAAEVALFEASAKLGGILQTVRADGYLIEQSADSFVTNVPWGMELCRELGIADELIPTDAARRRAMVVSNGKLVPVPAGFQLLTPAPAATLMQSHAAAGEEASTQPGVGNVGASPDQSAGARYGLFTAPREGMGRLVEALIAKLPASWIRLDSPVERLEHAGRAWRITLGGGRQSETFNGVIMAVGAPTAAKLLGSVDAELAAGFAKIPYAGSTIALSGYKLDQITDPLDCFGFVVPDIERRDILAASFSSRKFPGRAPEGCVLIRTFLGGALRPDLVARTDDEIRAIVGRELGELIGARGEPQLFQVRRWHGAMPQYHLGHVALVAQLEALAARYEGLALAGNALRGVGVPQCIRTGREAAERMLK
- the hemE gene encoding uroporphyrinogen decarboxylase, whose protein sequence is MSAESANFGGLRVAAFESRRAEEMTRFIERFGGRPFVSASLREVALESNPDAIDFANRLMCGEIDVVVLMTGVGTRHLLAQVERHVDRTRFLNALSDVTTIVRGPKPLAVLREWEITPTHKAPEPNTWREILGLIDAGVVVANQVVGVQEYGKPNVSLTAGLEARGATVRTVKVYGYDFPLDTKPLEANLRRLAAGELDVVMFTSAHQVVNLARMAEQLGIGDAVRSGLERVVVASIGPTTSESLADNDIRVDVEPAHGKMGHLVQAAAEQSAQLIARRKAGGSPKLKAAAASASPGRAPQKSIAEDQGLQSAFALRAGSDKSAPWYDTPFMKACRREPCDVTPVWLMRQAGRYMPEYREVRAKTTFLELCKNPALCAEVMVTAVTRLGVDAAIIFSDLLPMLEPMGADLEFAHGEGPIIHNPIREARDVERFDEITSLETLQFVVDTVTMTRAALPGHIPVIGFAGAPFTLASYLIEGGGSRQYAHTKGFMYREPTAWHELMTKLARSVTLYLNGQIAGGAQAVQLFDSWVGCLGPDDYRRYVLPYVKQIVDGLTPGTPLIHFGAGNPILLPDIAEAGGAVIGIDWRTRLDAAWESVGHDRAVQGNLDPLVLLSTPEIVRARTREVLEQAGSRPGHIFNLGHGIVPQTPVDNVLACVDAVHAWKK